The genomic window agtcaaaaacgttatagtagtatctgtctattctagtattaaagttaagggtagtgtgactgctctattagagtatctcaatcctttgcggtgtttaaaaatcactgtccttggtcacgtacacttaagcgcctgtaatattaataatagtccttataaactggggttccagttttccattcgggcgggtgaccagaaactaaggtttgacttggtgtggccttattgAATATAGCATTATTGAATATAGCATTATTGAATATAATGCTGTCCGCTGTCACTGGGAGTATAATTCGGctgagtataattatttagttgcatgaatcaagtagtgttttatttagttattattaatactttacaggactgtaatgcacctatcaatgtaattcccaactaccactgatacgggctgagggtaggggatggtgggggaattgatcgctaaatttctCCGACATATATAGTGGGGATctatcttcactaaagaaattcactcagacagcaaaggtgtgtgctttcagtttaatTAGGAAGGAGTGTCACGGGTGTTAGCTACTACGTTCGTACTAGAATCCACttgaactaactcatcactagatcAACGCCATACAaccgtacaaatcccctcctagctcCGGTATTCCCGGGAGTTACAAGTCGAGACTTGGTCGTGGTTTGCATTACCAGTAcatccccagtaggtggggaattgtaattttcagtgatgcaaatccccaccttcccccacctcagcccgtattagtggtagtcagggattacattgataggtgcataacagatcaatacacaaaattaaactaaTAAAATAGCTTGTTGTAATATTCATATGAATCTCAGCTGGCCACGAGTGCTCTTGTCAGACTGGTACTTTTTATTTAGTCAAATTTCCCAACCAAAcgatataataattatggacTTGCCTGCAAAGACGAAATTCTGAGATCATTTCAACTTGTCAACTAGCTACACACAAGGGTAGTTCTAGAAATTTGCTGCCTGGTCTCCCAACTCAAAGGTAGATAGAGCAACTTGTTAAGCTTGATTGTCAGTTGTGCATTATCGGTTGCATGCTTTTAATTCACCCTCAAAGAATCTTAATATTGGTAACTTCAgcttagatcaagatactctagtagagcagtcaatattaaATTACTCTGATAGAATCATCAACATTATAGAGAGGCAACAGGGAATTTTATTTGCTATAGAGTCATccatataatttattttatagcaggtacagtggaacctctcttatccaggtagtctggtatactgtccttatctcagaaatatccgtaACTAGCTAATATAGTAAAGCTAACTGTTCTGTAATGTTACTATTGCTACTATACATTTTAGTGGGTAGAAGggaaagtcactacagagcattcgtggtcactcccctgggttataaattttttatcacctagcagccaagtggtagttagaatCAACAAGCCACCTAATACGTAAACATCTTATTGTCAATAGACTACAGGCCACATGCATGTGACTAATTTGGACTGTCTGGGCCTGGATAAAAGAGGTCCAGATAAGCGAGATTTCAAGGTTATTTAACAGGTCCCTTAGTCCTGTAGAGCAATGTGTGAGTCAGAGGCTGTACAGTTGAATTACAAAGCGCAAAATGATTCCAGTTTGTGTCAATGAACGCCTATCTACTGTATaagtgtgaaaagtttaaagtgaatgagaacttttgtagctatatacagtagtttgAGGCAGGCAAGTTGTAGTAGcaactagtgatgtgcaatatgtgatatatattgaaatatcgtgataattttttaaatatcGTGATacgatatagaatctttatatcacgatataagcCGAAGTATAGATTTTAGTTATAATCAGAGAAAactgtacccaagatgtcattgtacactgtaatattttttgataaaagagcttgtaatgttgtatgctagtgatgtaccatgttgtattgtacttctagtacattagtgctacaagtgtcatcagtgtaaatacacaagctgagtgatgagtttgtatatcgtgatatatatcgtatcgtgataattgtgtgtaataatcgtgatatgaaaatatcctatatcgcacaccactagtagCAACACTGGTAAGTCACAGAGGCTCCAACTCTCATGCTTTAGGTGTGATTCTCACAATTTGGCCTTCAATCACGCCCAACATTCTCATGCCTAAAATTGATGCTCACTCCCAGAATTTTCTATTGCTGACTATGCTTCACTGAAGGCTCCCTGAGGCTAAAAAAGGTTGCGGCATGTGCAAGGATTTCAGCAGTCACGTGGTGATCTCTCGTTAAAACTTCGGTTTGGTGGTTAGAGTTCTCAATGGCGGTTGACTGGTTCCACAACTGAGGAGAGTTGTATAAGGACAGCAAACAGTGTACTGGAACTTTAAAAGGTCACTGTGAATCCAGGCGGTTGGTTGCTACAAGATAGCTACAACCTGTGTGGACATGGTTAGAAGCTAGATAGTTGAGCTGGCAAGACATCTTGTAGAAGTGTGTACTCCAGCGGATCACATGAGCGTCACGTTTGTCATAGAAATTGTAATGAATTGCCACagttgtaatgtacagtagcacacacacacacatacaccagctattaatattttacactTTTAGCTAGTAATACACAGCTTCTCAATGATGTAACTATGtgcaaacactttcaaatataACTAGTACAAGGAGGCCATGCTATTATGTCATGAAATCCTGAAGTGCTGGTTATAATTTAACTTTGTTGAATTGCATGCTTGGACTACATCTCCACTGTTCACCTTTATGAAAAATCTCACTCCCAAGAAAGATCCAAGGTTGGAGCCTCTGCTCTCACTCAGCTATCATGTTATTCTGCTGCATGATACTGCAAAAGATGTAGACTCTACATTTCTGGGGCATATTGATACTGTGTGTTAAATTTTATTTGGgcctgtggaagcatttttggcatgtTTTTCCCAGTAAtgaagatacaagccttcatatAGCTAAAGAAAGTAATAATGGCCCAATAAAACATCTTCACAAACATTAACTTTAAAAATAAGacctattttcattctgtagttacttgtgttgaaattataagaatCCAGCTTCAGTAATTTGTGAGTCTGGCTGAGGAGTATTTtgggaaatcatcactattgtggaccacagtACCACACTCCCAAGAACAGATGTTGTTTTGCAGTGTTGTATTACTACCACAACATAGTTGTTGAAACTCTACAAcacattttgtaatttttaaatcCCATACATTAAAAATATACACCTTAACCTTAAAACTGGTATACGGAAAATAACTGTGTGTGGTTACTAAGCACAGCTATGTATAATTTCAGTCTTGGAATATGGTGGTGGACCTGGACCATGTTGTCCAAGTGGACCAACTAGCTATGCAAATACAAACTGCTTAgcttttacaacaaaaattaatgtgacctTAGTCATCTATCATTTGCACATTTACAAGGTTTTATATAGGGGGGTAGTGCATCATAACCTGAGATTATATCTAATCATTTTTGGGTACCTGAGAAAGCACCAGAAGCAGTTTGTCAAACATTTCCTGGAGAAGAATACCCACACAGATCTgcagaggaggtatgacactCTTTAAGTGTCTTCAATAagaatttgtgttaattgtattattatttttgaCTTTTAAACTACTGCTGCTTAGTCTAGGTATACTGGATTGTGGAGACCTTGAATACAATTGCTTTctttaccttttcaaacatactttgttGGTAGGATCAGGAATCCTATAGACCTTCTTCAgcacttgtattgtaaagctttaataaataaaattgacAGTGCTGATCCCTTCCATTGTTGCCATTTCATGCAGTAAGCTCTTTATCACTTGATGACGTCTCCAATTTCCTGGGGTTCAGCGAGGTCAACCAGTTTTTATTGAAACCCTTCTAAAGTAGCTTTATTACTCTGTACAAATCCTATGAGCTCACATGAGTGTGTTGTACATCCTCTGGTTCACTTATATGTCAATGAAAGTAtgtgaaatttttataaacAGTTCATATTTAAAATAATACTTGGAAAGTACTGCTTCTACCTTTTGCTACCCTGTCAGTACTCAGCAGCAGGCTGCTACAATTTTCAAAGTCAATGGCAATAAATCATCAGTTTTTTTCCAGTTTTAAGAGTCAACAATTTGCAAACACCTCAGAACATGAGACATAATTTATTGTGTGTAAATCAACAGCTGTAATTTCAAACAGCTATAGTGTATTTTTttacatctgtacagcaaactgaaaaacacacatgtgcattgtgtgatgtcactaaagtctagcttcactatattatgtttttttgttttctttcctttttagttgtctcctggtatacactcacaaacttgatgtggacattctgacaaatcacaaaagaaaCCCAAAACAGTACGTTTCTGAGCTCTGACTGTGGATCATCGATAGCGAGTTGATGAGCAACTGCGTACTAGGTAGACCTACATACGAAGCAAATACAGTGGAGTAGAATCTTACACTGACACTGCACCTTTTAGTAATGTGCTTAATTCTTTGTTCCACTACTTGAGAAACTTTGGCAATGGTGAAATTGATTGTCACCAAAGATCTGCTGTAGTGATTTCAATGGTTGCATACTTCATACTATTTAATTAATAAAAGGttaaacatgttaatgtttaatatcagtacaaaatacataagtactgtacacatgtgtaactctgtagctgccAAGCACATATAAGatgtgctttattacaaaagGCCATCTAAGAATAGATGTAGGGGTGCTTGAACACtttctttttactgtgtagtaacTACAATAGGAAGGTACTGCTATAGAAGCTACAGgtgcacttgtattttataaacgctaatatcttttaaaaattaatgtgcttgtgccaattatgttggcatgattgtatattaacaggctagcaaaagcatcaagtattatgccagcaaataatacaagattttaaagcaatgtgaatgtaagaaatacgtgcagcaaaacatgaacacactgtgcataatgctgcatttgatatcaaatgcacggtactcttatttttacagttttgagctgatttgatatactctaatacagcagtcgcttactctaatacagcagtcacaattctaataaaacagtcagctctcaagcacGTTATTTAATTACATGTGATGGGGCATTTAGAGTGTAACAATATCCTCTCAACCAATCAGTTTGGTTTCCATCAAAAACATtctgctgatcttcaactactattaactgtccatgacttagcatccagtttaaatgacaaagcacaaactgattgcatactgctggatttcagcaaggcaTTCGACAAGGTTTCCCATaaactcttactgttaaagttaaggtactaTGGAATTACCAGAGAGACAATTAGCTGTATTTGGTCTTTTTTAACCAACCGTAAATAGTAAGTTTttttgtgatggttctatttcagaagctgtcaacgttaccagtggagtacctcagtgctctgtattgggccccttactgttcttgtttttataaatgactttcccagctgtattaaatctacttgtcacctaatttgcagatgactgtctgTTGTAACATATTAAGACACGTACAGATAGGTATCTTTGGaataagaaggccaatagctagctagcattcacagtacattagtcatcttgcataccatacgcaaggaaattttgacaatagaaaaatttaacaaaattgacgaacaattaaattcatcaaacttaagttcgtcaaatgtctttaaaaatacaggttttgtctataattttttgatttcgtcaacattttatttatcaaatctgctgaaatgtgaattcgtcaaatttttcttgcgtcaaaatttccttgcgtatggtacagcagtgtaggtaaagtacacgaagtgatgcatacacatttttaaaagtCGGCATATAAaagtgtaaaaacaaaatacaagaatGGGGTATGGTATCAATGAGACAGCAACTCATTTGCAGCCATATACATATAGTGCATTTTTGAGCTAGGTTTGAAAATATGTTAGGTGGTTATTCACCTGGGTCAGTCAAGCCCATGAAACAGCTAATTTAAATTGCCATGTAATAACAGTACATGTAAATGGTATAGTGTCAAGACCAGTATAAACCAAGATTTGAACTGTACTAGATCCCttcttctccctacccaattggtctggccacacaaggcaacccaacatacaccacgcatgcacaaattaaagtatGTAGCTGTCATTGTGCACAAATCCTGTATGCTATAGAGTCTCTAGACCCTCGTTCACGTGAGAGTCTGTTTCTGGCAGACTGAGTTCTGTCACTGGAACATTGAAAAGCGAAAAACGTGCAGTGTACAAGCTGTCACATTTACAGCTGTAGAGGCTAACCCCATACCTCGTATCCTCACAGATGAGTTCCTTCCTCTCAGTCCAACTCGTCGCCAACACAGCAACATTAACCTTAACAGATGCGCAGCATTAAAGGAGGTACGAATGCCTAATGAGTCACGTAGTACCACAGATGATTCATCTACAGTCgcaagcagctaatcagcaattattagtattgtacgcgcccataatattattatagtaaaggatacgcagaaaattaaaacgaGAAAGCAGCTGAGTTGctgaatatcgtcgatgtttagcaaatgtcatcaatgtttagcaaatgtcgtcgatgtttaataaatgtcgtcgatatttagctaaatgtcgtcgatgtttagtaaatatcgacgatatttggtttagatctcaatttttgggatttgagacaaatggcaccccatagatatgtgctaatcgcctttttacaattaagttttacaacacaaatacgtgtatagttaaactcaccaattgcgactaaatcccttcaacacgaaaagacaagtaatgagacaaccttggagacaacagccacaccaGCCTATTCTGGttcgtttatttagtagtaatataaattttaaaggcgtttatttacaacaggacataattacgcgcccctctattgtctctgtacatacttgccttttctttactattctcatttcatttcacaagatctcttggcaggggcgtagcttcttcacttgaattagtcaatgcttgaagtagatcgagatactctaatagaacagtcacatttctacaagtgccatatttttatattgtaaagtctgtaagtagctagtaatttaaactatacaatccgatgctaagcagaagttgtaacatgctaaatattgattgttgtgttacagctgttttgtgactgctctaatagagtatcttgatcgtttcaatgcagtacaagatgaaaggcaaagtgttgataagggtttactagttaaaatgggtgttagttaactgcagttgcatgccactaacagggccgtccagagaaattagagggcccagggaaaagagttaaagaggggcccggaggcaaggaagggtctagatcctgactgctctattagagtatattgatctttctttaaacaggtattcaagtggcccctttcgggctgtggtagggggcaaaataccccagttacccccaatgtgggcggccctggccactaaaattacagttatattttaatattctgttactgtaatctggggtttctgtcaaaaccatggaaactcacctactgttatcaacagtgcattgcttattctaacaaaaggtattgaaatcccatccaaaaacagcttatagctgtaaaaaaagtgcgcgtccaagtaaagcagagctaactgcgacaaaaagtaatgatatcataatgcgaccatgtgcgaggtgtgcaagttgtaaaattaatattagctaatcagataatacaatgttattgttaaagtgttaatgagaactatgtgatgctgccagtttttaagtgtgtgagcatcttcataaatgccacataaatttaattctcaataaagcaatgtgtatagattctctgatagtaataaatagtttgagtttggccgcctttcctgtatacagcaatgctatgaacaaaggaaaggtggccaaactcaaactatttattactatcagagaatctatacacattgctttattgagaattaaatttatgtggcatttatggaGATGCttacacacttaaaaactagcagcatcacatagttctcattaacactttaacaataacattgtattatctgattagctaatattaattttacaacttgcacacctcacacatggctgcattatgatatcattactttttgtcgcagttaactctgctttacttggacgcgcactttttttaaagctataagctgtttttggatgggatcaAATATACAGAAGCCTGGAAGCAGGCTGCATTTATAGTCAGTGTTTTATCTGGGTTACTTATTTTCCTTAAACAAATTGCTTTAGATCTGTGCATGATAATTATAAAATGTAGGATTATAATACTCTTATTGCTACTGGTTCTGCCTGGGAAATGTTTATTAGGTACTAAAGCATCAATATATTATGACTTTGCAATTCATTGAAGCAGGAAGGGTGTTTACCAAACCATTTCATGCTAACCCACACGTGGTGTGTTGTTCACTGCCTATGTTGGGCTactaatatatgtgaccggatcttggaaaacctaccttttgggcacaagcaaaatttttgggaaaactctaatgaaaatttcaaccatgacaattttatttttattttttttttaatttacacATTTCAAGAATTAATATTTTATAGAGAAACAACTGTTACTTTTTACtgagtttctaccatatccattgagttcaaatagagatctctgatCATgagtgtttaacatgctgattTGTTTTACTCTTtctcagtgatctctattcccacgTTTTGATTGTTTACACCAGTTTTAAATGTTGCATGTGTTTCCTCGAAGCATTCGTTTCTTGAAAGTGTGGTTCATGGAGTACTGAACAAATTTTTTTTAGCgcaaaaaaattataatatatAAACCTAATACCAAAATTAATAGTAACATTTGCcatgtacatatacaatgaATTGTAGAATTACATCTATTATACTGTAATTTCATTGGTGAGTCTGGAATTACGTACTAAATCACAATGTTGCTACTGTTCATAGTAAGTACATATAAATAAGTTACAATCAATGCTGCCATAAATAATCctgttatcaacagtgtttAGTTGCATAAAAATGTCTTTCATTACCAGTTACATAGTTATATGATGTTTGGTAGGTCACAATAGTATCCAAAATTACGAGACCGTGTGAACATGTCACTGTTGGTACTGAGTGGGAAAAATGGAACCATAAAGTCATCTGGCTGATGTCCTGTAGTGGGAACAGTCATTGGTATATCATTAGGATACTCTGCATCAGGGTGTCGCCCCAGCCACTCATCAAACATACAATCTACCATAACATGGTGAGGCATGAAAAGAGGATCATTTGGTGATGACACCACATCATCCATTTGTCCTCTCTTATCAAATGGAAGATTTGTAGCGAGATCACCTGCCCCAGTAATGGTATGAACCTAAACAAGAAAACTGATAGTATAAAATAAACAATgataataatcatacagtacttacCGCACCATGCATTTGTtgttgaagtgcaatcatccgAGAGCCATTTGAATTTTTGGGGGAACATTCTGGGTCAAAAGTGGGAGAACAAAAACACATTCTGTTTCTACGGCACCTACGTATTCTAAAGTTAACATTAGCATCAACAAAACTTCGATAGTTTCTTTGCGATAGAAAATTATAAGGTGGTCTTTCATATCTGTTAAAAGTCATGGCACGATTTACTTGCCGACTTGTAGGCCAGTCAGGATTGTTGCTACTGCAAGGGTTAGTTCCTGTGAATGGGCAACGTTGAAGGGGACCAGTGTTAACATTTGGATCACAAATCTGAAAGAATTTTAGCCAACATATTGTGTTCCATCCGTCACCAACAATATCCCCAAATACACGAGGAAAACCACTGACATTCCTTGTTGCCCCAAGCCTCTTTTCAGTAAAGAGATCATCTGAGAGTATTCCAGTAGATCTTTGAATTTCAATTCGCCAGTCCCAGTAAGGTAGCCTGAAAGTGTGATAGTCCAAGTGTCCCATGCTGTCTAACATGTGTTGTAATTCCCACTCAAACAACAAGTGAAAGTATTTGTGCCAAGTTGTGAATGCAGGTCCAGCATGAGCATAATCCAAACGAATTGATACATCTAAATGTAATATGACATTGATGTAAGTACATAAAAAGTCAATTAACAAGTGCAGAAATGTATGTGACCATAACtcaagttttgagccatcaaATTACAGCACATACACGCATACGCACATGCAGAAGCAAAGTATGCTTATTACATACTTATTTACATTACCTGGTGTAGCAGAATCTTTTGAAGCATAGTGGTGAAGccacacaaacaaattataaaGTGATAAGTTACTCATGCGGAGATTTGTGGTTCCTGGAACTGCCTCTTCTAATACAACCATGTACCCTGAGTCAAATGAACGTGACTGAACAATAGTATCAATGAATTCAGCCCAGTCACTATCTGTGTAGGTAGCAAGTGGTCGTCGGGGAAGAACTTGTGACTTAGAGCAATCAGGTCCATAGTGACCAAACTTACACCGACTACAGTCATATCCCGCATAATTTCCATTGCACTTACAGACCTGTGACAAGAAACCACAATATACACATGTCAGTACAACTAGCAATTGTGCAGTTATTATAatgacaataataattattatagtaggGTCATGATTAGGATCGGTACTAACCCTGGTGAAGTAGTGAGGCCAATTGCGACGCACATCAACACTATTTATGTCATATCCAGACAAGTTCAAATCACTGCACTGTCCCCTACCAGCATCCTGTCCACACACACCATCACTTGTAGTTGGACAACACTCTAACTTTTCTAGACTTGAATCATCACTACATGCTCTTGGTATTTGACCATAAATCTCCTGCCCCAACAGACATATCAAGGCAATGGCCATGAAGGAAACTTGACCACTTTGCATTTTAACTACAGTGTACAAAAACAAGATAAATAATAGATTAA from Dysidea avara chromosome 2, odDysAvar1.4, whole genome shotgun sequence includes these protein-coding regions:
- the LOC136245470 gene encoding tyrosinase-like codes for the protein MQSGQVSFMAIALICLLGQEIYGQIPRACSDDSSLEKLECCPTTSDGVCGQDAGRGQCSDLNLSGYDINSVDVRRNWPHYFTRVCKCNGNYAGYDCSRCKFGHYGPDCSKSQVLPRRPLATYTDSDWAEFIDTIVQSRSFDSGYMVVLEEAVPGTTNLRMSNLSLYNLFVWLHHYASKDSATPDVSIRLDYAHAGPAFTTWHKYFHLLFEWELQHMLDSMGHLDYHTFRLPYWDWRIEIQRSTGILSDDLFTEKRLGATRNVSGFPRVFGDIVGDGWNTICWLKFFQICDPNVNTGPLQRCPFTGTNPCSSNNPDWPTSRQVNRAMTFNRYERPPYNFLSQRNYRSFVDANVNFRIRRCRRNRMCFCSPTFDPECSPKNSNGSRMIALQQQMHGAVHTITGAGDLATNLPFDKRGQMDDVVSSPNDPLFMPHHVMVDCMFDEWLGRHPDAEYPNDIPMTVPTTGHQPDDFMVPFFPLSTNSDMFTRSRNFGYYCDLPNII